Part of the Maridesulfovibrio sp. genome, TTCAAAATCACGGCAGCCAGTGCAGAGCAGCCTCCGATGACAATTGCTGCAAAAATGAGTTTTGCATTGCGCGAAGGGGCGCGCTTATGCAGGAAGTGTTTCAGTTCCGCTGGGCTGATGTTGTTACCTGATTTGATCATGGCAGCTTGATTCCTCTTGGGGCTTAGTAGAGTAGTCCTACCACAGCTCCGGTCATGCAGGTAGCCAAAGTTCCTCCGATTACGGATTTTGTGCCCAGAGCCACGATCTCGTCTTTACGGGAAGGGGCGATGGATACAAGGCCGCCGATAAGGATTCCAAGGCTTCCGAGGTTTGCAAATCCGCACATGGCATAGGTCATGATAATAGTTGAACGCGGGGACAGAGTTCCGGCGGGCAGCCCGGCCAGTTGCAGATAGGCGAGGAATTCGTTGAGGATGGTCTTGGTCCCCATGAGCGAGGAAGCTGTGTAGGCCTCGTTTGCAGGGATTCCCATCAGCCAGACCACAGGCCACATGATGATGCCCAGAATACGCTGCAGGGTAAGCGGTTCATTTTGAAAGTCGGGCAGAAATGCGAGAATCTGGTTGGTCAGGGCTACCAGTGCCACCAGAACAAGCAGCATAGCCACGACGTTGATAAGCAGGGTTACGCCGTCGGATGTGCCTTTGACCACGGCATCCATGGAGCTGGAAGCAGTACTTTTGATTTTAAGGCTGTCTGCTCCCTGATGCCCTTTGTGCTCAGGGACCATTATCCGGGAAATGAGGATAGCCGCCGGAGCACTGATGATTGAGGCAGTCAGGATATGTCCGATGGCACCGGGAAGCACCGGATTCAAAATGGAGGCATAAAGGACGAGGACTGTGCCGGAGATGGTCGCCATGCCGCTGATCATCAGGGTCATGAGTTCGCTGCGGCTCATCTTGTTGACATAGGGGGCGATGATGATCGGTGCTTCGACCATGCCTACGAAAATATTGGAAGCAACACCAAGTCCTAATGCTCCTCCTATATCCATGGTCTTTTGCAGTGCCATGGAAAAGCCTTTTACCACTACCGGAATGATCCGCCAGTAGAAAAGCAGGGCGGAAAGTGCACTGACTACGAGAATAAGCGGCAGGGCCCGGAAAGCAAGGGTCCAACTCGCTCCCGGAGAATTTTCGGTGAAGGGGAGCGGCCCTCCTCCAAGATAGCCGAAGATAAAGCTTGTTCCGGCTTGGGTGGCCTGCTGCAGGGCATCAACTACATGGTTTAAGTACATGATCAGGTCGCTGAAAAAAGGAACTTTAAGCATGAGAGCTGCTACAGCAAATTGAAGGGACATTCCAATAAGAATATTTTTCAGGCTGAGTCCTTTTTTGTTTTCACTGAATAACCATGCGAGAAATACCAAACCGAATAGTCCTACCAGGCTTTGAAACATTTTTTTATTATCCTTTGTAAGCAGAGTATTTGAAATATTAATATGGATTACATTATCCGAGGCCGGGCTGCAACGGTGATGGATTTTGTCACTGGATTTTAATCATGTCCCTTGAACCTTTCTGTTTTTGAAGTTAGTATCTTTCAAATTGTGTTCTAAGTAGGAAAAGACCGTGAACTGAAGGTGATCCTGCTCTTGGAGAAAACTTCTGATGTAGGGAATGTCTATATGAATGTTGAACTTGCTAAGCCGTTTATCAAGGCTGCAGTGGATGTGCTGTCAATGATGGCCATGATCACTCCGAAACCGGGAAAGCCTTATGTAAAGAAAACCAAGACTGCTGTAGGTGATGTTACCGGTCTGGTTGGTATTACCGGTGATATGAATGGTACTATCTCAATCTCTTTTTCAAAGAATTGTGCGGTGACCATTGTAAAGAATATGCTTGGCGATGATGTTCAGGATATCGTTCAGGATGTTCAGGATGCTGTCGGTGAGATTACCAATATGGTGTCCGGTCAGGCCAGAGCAGGTCTTGCTGAACAGGGCCTCAGTTTTTCGGGAGCCACACCTTCGGTAATTATGGGAGACAACCATACCATAACCCACATTGCCAATACTCCCATTATGGCTATCCCCTTCTCTACCGATGCTGGGGAATTTACCATTGAATTCTGTTTTGAATAAAACAAAGTTCTATTGAAAAAAAGAGAGATTACAATATGTCTATGTTAATCGGTTTCAGAGAAAAATCTTTCTTGGATAAGATCAGCATTCTCAATGAAGTCGCCACTGCAAAAGATCCGGTAGAGCTGGACGGCCTGCTGGACCTGTTTCAGAATCCGCTTGAAGATACTTCTGTTGACTATATGGTTGTAACTGCCTTGAACGGTATCCTTTCCGCTGATGAGCAGAAAGCGGTGGAACTTCTGAGTAAGGAAGAAGGCAAGCTGCGTATCCTGTGCATCAGGGTTTGTGGAGAATTTCAGTTCAAAAGTGCTGTTCCTGTTCTCATGCAGATGGCCGAGGATGCTGCTGATCCTGACTTTTTGTTTGAGGTTCTGACCTCTCTTTCAAAAATCGGTGGTGCTGATTCCCTTGAACTCTTCCGTTCCAATATTAATAACGACGATGACCTTATCGTGGTTATGTCTATAGAGATGCTTGCGGAACTCAAGGACGAACAGTCCATTCCTGCGCTCAAGGGTTTTGTTGAACGCAATAACGAGGACGATCGTTACGAAGTGTGCGATCTGACCACATGGAAGGCTGTTGAATGCCTCGCCGCTATAGGCACGGATGAAGCCCTTGATTTTATCGTCTCCAACCTGCACCACAGGAACCCCACCGTACGCCGGGTAGTGACCGATTCTCTGACGGTTATGGGCAGCAGGGCGGTGCCTTACCTGAACAAGATTATCAGCCCGGATACTGCTAAAGATGACCTGATCCTCGCTGCCAACGTGCTCGGTTTCATCGGGGACAAGGAAGCCCTTGACGGGCTTATGGATGCCATTGAGAAGCAGTATTCCACCGATTCAAGTGTGAAGTATGCCATTTA contains:
- a CDS encoding nucleoside transporter C-terminal domain-containing protein — encoded protein: MFQSLVGLFGLVFLAWLFSENKKGLSLKNILIGMSLQFAVAALMLKVPFFSDLIMYLNHVVDALQQATQAGTSFIFGYLGGGPLPFTENSPGASWTLAFRALPLILVVSALSALLFYWRIIPVVVKGFSMALQKTMDIGGALGLGVASNIFVGMVEAPIIIAPYVNKMSRSELMTLMISGMATISGTVLVLYASILNPVLPGAIGHILTASIISAPAAILISRIMVPEHKGHQGADSLKIKSTASSSMDAVVKGTSDGVTLLINVVAMLLVLVALVALTNQILAFLPDFQNEPLTLQRILGIIMWPVVWLMGIPANEAYTASSLMGTKTILNEFLAYLQLAGLPAGTLSPRSTIIMTYAMCGFANLGSLGILIGGLVSIAPSRKDEIVALGTKSVIGGTLATCMTGAVVGLLY
- a CDS encoding chemotaxis protein CheX, producing the protein MNVELAKPFIKAAVDVLSMMAMITPKPGKPYVKKTKTAVGDVTGLVGITGDMNGTISISFSKNCAVTIVKNMLGDDVQDIVQDVQDAVGEITNMVSGQARAGLAEQGLSFSGATPSVIMGDNHTITHIANTPIMAIPFSTDAGEFTIEFCFE
- a CDS encoding HEAT repeat domain-containing protein, which encodes MSMLIGFREKSFLDKISILNEVATAKDPVELDGLLDLFQNPLEDTSVDYMVVTALNGILSADEQKAVELLSKEEGKLRILCIRVCGEFQFKSAVPVLMQMAEDAADPDFLFEVLTSLSKIGGADSLELFRSNINNDDDLIVVMSIEMLAELKDEQSIPALKGFVERNNEDDRYEVCDLTTWKAVECLAAIGTDEALDFIVSNLHHRNPTVRRVVTDSLTVMGSRAVPYLNKIISPDTAKDDLILAANVLGFIGDKEALDGLMDAIEKQYSTDSSVKYAIYEAIGRIGTMKGVISLIDGLEDDDELIAVAVMTGLDGLVNPGVTKKLVEIVGQGGSKAGKILRAIVTAKAVNVFQALYAEGKIGRFLMNAVAASKDAEVHEAFRTKLAEIGGAEAEADMARLPEAVVAGGKKALAVDDSKSMLALYRSILTSGGYEPTVAENGQDAYSHIELSKEFDVIITDMNMPVMDGMEFVSKLRQTNGYADIPVIMVTTESEYSQQELARKTGVNDFITKPFTADQLKAKIAEYVS